The genomic segment TTTTCGATGGTGTCGTTGAAACGCTTTCATATTTGAAAAACAATGGATACAGGATCGGACTTGAGAGCAACTGTTCTTTAAGATATTTTCACAATGTCATACATGAACTAAATCTTGGAAGACATTTGGATATCAAACGTTGTATTGGAGAAGAAGAAGAAGGTCTGAACAAGATTAGAATTATCAATCAGTTCTTGAAAGAACTAGATAGTAAAGGGGCCGTGGTTGTAGGCGATCGATATTATGATGTTGAATCGGGTAAGGCAAACGGATGTGTGACAATCGGTTGCCTTTATGGCTATGGGAAAGAAGAAGAATTTGAGGATGCAGATTATGTGATCGAGAACATAACAGAGTTACAGGACTTAT from the Candidatus Cloacimonadota bacterium genome contains:
- a CDS encoding HAD family hydrolase gives rise to the protein MKKIKNIDLVIFDMDGTLLKSEQYAVEAIHCALKDLYIHHGIEKQLPSHELILGKIGQPSVQFYLDLLDEEHKHLIDELHKAIQDHEEKALKSGKGQLFDGVVETLSYLKNNGYRIGLESNCSLRYFHNVIHELNLGRHLDIKRCIGEEEEGLNKIRIINQFLKELDSKGAVVVGDRYYDVESGKANGCVTIGCLYGYGKEEEFEDADYVIENITELQDLL